One segment of Panicum virgatum strain AP13 chromosome 3K, P.virgatum_v5, whole genome shotgun sequence DNA contains the following:
- the LOC120698239 gene encoding 19 kDa globulin-like produces the protein MAKFVAAAALCLAALTAVAVAQGGFERQRLRDLRCYREVEESPLEACRQVLDRQLTGGMRYGVGPFRWGVGLRMRCCQQLQDVSRECRCSAVRRMVRGYEETMPPLEEGYAGDESAGEGYYGGEGYGESGRQQRYLPFPFGTGRRIGRVRLTKARQYAAGLPMMCRLEPQECSVFSGDQYS, from the coding sequence ATGGCCAAgttcgtcgccgccgcggcgctgtgCCTGGCGGCGCTAACGGCCGTGGCCGTCGCCCAAGGCGGGTTCGAGCGGCAGAGGTTGAGGGACCTGCGGTGCTATCGGGAGGTCGAGGAGAGCCCGCTGGAGGCGTGCCGGCAGGTCCTCGACCGGCAGCTCACCGGCGGCATGCGCTACGGGGTCGGCCCGTTCCGGTGGGGCGTCGGGCTGCGGATGCGGTGCTGCCAGCAGCTCCAGGACGTGAGCCGCGAGTGCCGCTGCTCCGCTGTGCGGCGCATGGTGCGGGGCTACGAGGAGACCATGCCGCCGCTGGAGGAAGGGTACGCCGGCGACGAGTCGGCCGGCGAAGGTTACTACGGCGGGGAGGGGTACGGCGAGAGTGGCCGCCAGCAGAGGTACCTGCCGTTCCCTTTCGGCACCGGGAGAAGGATCGGCCGCGTGAGGTTGACGAAGGCCCGGCAGTACGCCGCGGGGCTGCCGATGATGTGCCGGCTGGAGCCCCAGGAGTGCAGCGTCTTCTCCGGCGACCAGTACTCCTAG
- the LOC120698238 gene encoding probable serine/threonine-protein kinase PBL7: MGLLSSANRCCSCKNLLSCNLLRCACCCSWIRGVCGRANREAAQDASGTKRKKKRMWFLGFCGGAVREKEEPVASSESNKKRKNPATTPEPEKGKWTKKIWKTKEENGLAALVKEISLSNSAKHRAQAGEILRIGNHNIPSRVFTFSELVDATNSFSLENMLGEGGFGRVYRGYIRDTMEVIAVKQLDKDGLQGNREFLVEVLMLSLLHHPNLVTLLGYSTDCDQRILVYEFMPLGSLQDHLLDLTPNSQPLSWNTRMKIAVGAARGIEYLHEVANPPVIYRDLKASNILLDANFNAKLSDFGLAKLGPSGDKSHVSTRVMGTYGYCAPEYAMTGKLTKTSDIYSFGVVLLELITGRRAIDTTKPPREQILVHWAAPFFRDKRKFVKMADPLLEKKFPLKGLYQALAISSMCLQEEASSRPLISDVVTALAFLADPNYDPPDDIKDPLPITVPNIDIETRQKETEGGEEQLQQKEESS; the protein is encoded by the exons ATGGGTCTACTGAGCTCGGCGAACAGATGCTGCTCCTGCAAGAACCTCCTGAGCTGCAACCTCCTCAGATGTGCATGTTGCTGCTCGTGGATCCGCGGTGTCTGTGGCAGGGCGAACAGGGAGGCGGCACAAGACGCGTCGGgtaccaagaggaaaaagaagaggaTGTGGTTTCTCGGCTTTTGTGGTGGGGCGGTGCGAGAAAAGGAGGAGCCGGTGGCATCATCAGAGTCGAATAAGAAGAGGAAGAATCCAGCGACAACCCCTGAGCCAGAGAAGGGCAAGTGGACAAAGAAGATATGGAAGACGAAAGAAGAGAACGGGTTGGCAGCCCTGGTCAAAGAAATATCGCTCTCAA ACAGTGCCAAGCACAGGGCTCAAGCAGGGGAGATATTACGGATCGGCAACCATAACATCCCTAGTAGGGTGTTTACATTCAGTGAATTGGTTGATGCCACCAACTCTTTCAGCCTAGAAAACATGCTGGGTGAAGGCGGCTTTGGAAGGGTGTACAGAGGATACATTCGAGATACTATGGAA GTCATAGCCGTTAAGCAGCTTGACAAGGATGGGTTGCAAGGAAACCGCGAGTTTCTTGTCGAGGTGCTGATGCTTAGCCTACTGCATCACCCAAACCTAGTCACCTTGCTCGGCTACAGCACTGATTGTGACCAGAGGATCCTAGTGTACGAGTTCATGCCACTCGGTTCATTGCAAGACCATCTCCTGG ATCTCACTCCAAATTCCCAGCCACTATCTTGGAATACAAGGATGAAGATTGCAGTTGGTGCAGCTAGAGGCATTGAGTACTTGCATGAGGTAGCCAACCCGCCAGTGATCTACCGTGATCTCAAGGCATCAAACATTCTCTTAGATGCAAACTTCAATGCCAAGTTATCAGACTTTGGCCTGGCGAAGCTTGGTCCGAGCGGCGACAAAAGCCATGTCAGCACTAGGGTGATGGGCACATATGGCTATTGTGCTCCCGAGTATGCTATGACTGGCAAGCTAACTAAGACGTCAGACATCTATAGCTTTGGTGTAGTTCTCTTGGAGCTCATCACTGGGAGGCGAGCAATCGACACCACAAAGCCTCCTCGTGAGCAGATTCTTGTTCATTGG GCAGCACCATTCTTCAGAGATAAGAGGAAGTTTGTGAAGATGGCTGATCCATTGCTAGAGAAGAAATTCCCCCTCAAAGGTCTATACCAGGCACTTGCAATCTCATCGATGTGCTTACAAGAAGAAGCAAGCAGTCGGCCACTGATTAGTGATGTGGTGACCGCCCTTGCATTTCTTGCTGATCCAAACTATGATCCTCCAGATGACATCAAAGATCCTCTACCCATAACAGTTCCAAACATAGACATAGAAACTAGACAAAAAGAAACTGAAGGAGGTGAAGAACAGTTacaacaaaaagaagaaagtAGCTGA
- the LOC120698241 gene encoding uncharacterized protein LOC120698241, which translates to MACPRRPPTVARSPARAQGPAAAATPRQASPARPRRGRRLRVQSPSLASARRGPAPAHAPPPATPPLRWPGDAVAPRQSAGSGAAASVRRIAAALWRAHPPPREPGEARRRPEPSPRHPHTPDCCNYYKAFLEGRTGSKPLGNGIIREVGAYSSSPRIEMEVATKWDRRCLNTSGGADYDFCERHTTADDDEVSVLKEELVQARNRIQELEAESRSAKKKFDHLVRKLAEEKASWRSREHDKVRSVLDTVKGDLNRERKNRQRAEFMNSKLMDELSELKSLAKRYLQDYEKERKARELMEEVCDELAKEIADDKAEVEALKRESMKVRDEVEEERKMLQMAEVWREERVQMKLVDAKLTLDSKYSQLTELQAILEAFLSFHRGSNLDKETVRDGERLREAICSMKLHGKEFSYKPPPPSEDIFAVFEELRQREDINEKEIGLCNGDTPVSHATKIHMVSPETDVFLEKPANKYSTQPCARNEDEDDSGWETVSHAEEQGSSNSQDGSEPSVNGFCGGNGASASGTDWEEDNCENCRSNSGISGVCSTTREKYHKKGSSFSRLWRSSNGNGCRKTGSELLNGRFSSSRMSNADLSPDPKNSEVCQVSPSVGDWSPDLLNPRVLRAMKGCVERPQGAQRHNLKSKLLDARTNGRKVQLRQALEQKI; encoded by the exons ATGGCATGCCCTCGACGCCCGCCGACGGTGGCGAGGTCCCCGGCCAGGGCCCAGGGcccggcagccgccgccaccccgcgccaGGCGTCCCCCGcccggccccgccgcggccgccggctgcGCGTCCAGAGCCCCTCcctcgcctccgcccgccgcggccccgccccggcgcacgcgccgccaccggccacccCGCCGCTCCGGTGGCCCGGGGACGCCGTGGCGCCCCGCCAGAGCGCCGGCTCCGGCGCGGCCGCGTCCGTGAGGAGGATCGCCGCGGCGCTGTGGCGGGCGCACCCGCCGCCTCGGGAGCCGGGGGAAGCGCGTCGACGCCCGGAG CCTAGCCCAAGGCATCCGCATACTCCTGATTGTTGTAATTACTATAAAGCGTTCCTTGAAGGCAGGACAGGGAGTAAGCCCCTTGGCAATGGCATCATTCGTGAG GTGGGAGCCTATTCTTCGTCACCCCGAATTGAAATGGAAGTCGCAACGAAATGGGACCGTCGTTGCCTGAACACATCTGGTGGTGCTGACTATGATTTCTGTGAACGCCATACAActgctgatgatgatgaagtATCTGTACTTAAAGAAGAGCTCGTGCAGGCTCGCAACCGGATTCAGGAGCTTGAAGCTGAAAGCCGATCTGCTAAAAAGAAGTTTGATCACTTGGTGAGGAAACTCGCTGAGGAAAAAGCTTCCTGGAGGAGCAGGGAGCATGATAAGGTTCGAAGCGTATTAGATACTGTTAAAGGGGATCTGAACCGGGAGAGGAAGAATCGACAAAGGGCAGAATTTATGAACTCCAAGTTAATGGATGAGCTATCTGAGTTGAAGTCGTTGGCAAAACGATATTTACAAGATtatgaaaaggaaagaaaggccAGAGAACTCATGGAGGAGGTGTGTGATGAATTAGCAAAGGAGATTGCAGACGACAAAGCTGAAGTTGAGGCTTTGAAGCGTGAATCGATGAAGGTAAGAGATGAggtggaggaagaaaggaagatgCTACAGATGGCAGAGGTTTGGCGTGAGGAGAGGGTACAAATGAAGCTTGTTGATGCTAAACTGACACTAGACAGCAAGTATTCACAGCTGACTGAGCTTCAGGCTATCCTTGAGGCCTTCCTCAGTTTCCACCGAGGCAGCAATCTAGACAAAGAAACAGTAAGAGACGGAGAAAGGCTCAGGGAAGCAATTTGCTCAATGAAGTTACATGGTAAAGAGTTCTCATACAAACCACCGCCTCCTTCAGAGGACATTTTTGCTGTGTTTGAGGAACTTAGACAGAGGGAAGATATTAACGAGAAGGAAATTGGACTGTGTAATGGAGATACCCCCGTGAGCCATGCAACAAAGATCCATATGGTGAGTCCTGAAACTGACGTGTTTCTGGAGAAACCAGCAAACAAATATTCCACTCAACCTTGTGCCAGAAATGAGGATGAAGATGATAGCGGATGGGAGACTGTCAGCCATGCAGAGGAGCAAGGCTCTAGCAATTCACAAGATGGAAGCGAGCCATCAGTAAATGGTTTCTGTGGAGGAAATGGTGCATCAGCGAGTGGAACTGATTGGGAGGAAGATAATTGTGAAAACTGCAGGTCAAATAGTGGCATCAGTGGAGTTTGTTCAACGACACGAGAGAAGTACCATAAGAAGGGGTCTTCTTTCTCTAGACTCTGGAGGTCATCAAATGGCAACGGGTGCAGGAAAACAGGATCTGAGTTACTGAACGGTAGGTTCTCAAGCAGCAGGATGTCCAATGCCGATCTTTCTCCCGATCCCAAGAACAGTGAGGTGTGCCAAGTCTCACCAAGTGTTGGGGACTGGAGCCCGGACTTGCTAAACCCTCGCGTGCTCCGTGCCATGAAAGGTTGCGTGGAACGGCCTCAAGGTGCGCAGAGGCACAACCTGAAGTCCAAGCTCCTGGACGCAAGGACTAATGGCCGTAAGGTACAGCTGCGCCAAGCACTCGAACAGAAGATATAG
- the LOC120698242 gene encoding protein translation factor SUI1 homolog: protein MSDLDVQLPSAFDPFAEANAEDSGAGPGTKDYVHVRIQQRNGRKSLTTVQGLKKEFSYNKILKDLKKEFCCNGTVVQDPELGQVIQLQGDQRKNVATFLVQAGIAKKENIKIHGF, encoded by the exons ATGTCTGATCTCGACGTCCAGCTTCCATCTGCCTTCG ACCCGTTTGCTGAGGCAAATGCTGAGGACTCTGGTGCTGGCCCGGGAACAAAGGATTATGTGCATGTGCGCATCCAGCAACGCAACGGCAGAAAGAGTCTGACTACTGTTCAGGGACTGAAGAAAGAGTTCAGCTACAACAAGATCCTCAAGGATCTCAAGAAGGAATTCTGCTGCAATGGTACTGTTGTCCAGGATCCAGAGCTAGGCCAG GTCATTCAGCTTCAAGGCGATCAGCGTAAGAATGTTGCCACTTTCCTAGTTCAG GCTGGGATTGCAAAGAAGGAGAACATCAAGATTCACGGGTTCTAA
- the LOC120701304 gene encoding DNA mismatch repair protein MSH5-like, which yields MSVLNPDGQTSNDDITFLYRLVPGQALLSFGLHCGRLAGVPNEVVQRADTILEDIHSKRPTRRMISEKLEATEKQYQDAVAKLMAFDTQNGDLDSFFQELFASES from the exons ATGAGTGTTCTGAATCCTGATGGACAAACAAGCAATGATGATATCACATTCCTTTATCG ACTCGTACCTGGGCAAGCACTCTTAAGCTTTG GTCTGCATTGTGGACGGCTTGCTG GTGTTCCAAATGAAGTTGTCCAGAGAGCTGACACTATTTTGGAGGACATCCATTCGAAGAGACCTACAAGGCGTATGATCAGCGAGAAGTTAGAAGCAACAGAAAAGCAGTACCAG GATGCCGTGGCTAAACTGATGGCCTTCGACACACAAAATGGTGACCTGGACAGCTTCTTCCAGGAACTCTTTGCCTCTGAATCGTAA